The proteins below are encoded in one region of Pontibacter deserti:
- a CDS encoding OstA-like protein — MKYTKLLFSIVFTLISLAVFGQQQLRRQPGRPPQVKQQPVPQQTRPKQEQPRQQQSGRVELIGADSLKGGTFNGRRIDKLLGNVRFKQRDTFLYADSVYQYGDNKDILEAFGNVRINQGDTLTITGDRATYDGIKRTARMSGNVTMQDPRMNLTTPSLDYDLNTKTATYTEGGTIVDPENRLESRKGSYNTNTKEFTFQQNVKVTTADYNITAQNMRYNTQSKVVYFAGPTVIKGEKGDLYAEQGTYNTISKISNFGKNAYILTPEYRLGGDELYYDQNTGYGVARKNVSLRSLKDDVTVRGQLGRYWRDRGIAKVSGSPVMESIMKDDTLYLSADSLISKEAQGATGKSMLFAFNNVKIFKSDLQGKCDSLSFNRTDSVMHMNVKPVLWSEKNQLVSDTIHVYLRNKTIDRMYMYSNAFMSSEDTLSNYNQVKGRNMIAYFTNGDLKRLNVNGNGESLYFALEGDTTVTGMNKAICSNMVLQFAENKLNKISFLVNPDANFIPPHELKPTDKQLEGFTWLEELRPSKPQVFAKRAAVAPKKTTPKKAAKPKQQTGTQQKKRDTPAKNQTSNRRGGLMRNQ; from the coding sequence ATGAAGTATACAAAATTACTGTTTTCTATTGTCTTTACCCTGATTTCCCTCGCGGTTTTCGGACAGCAACAGCTGAGAAGGCAGCCTGGTCGCCCGCCGCAGGTAAAGCAGCAGCCTGTACCCCAGCAAACCAGGCCTAAGCAGGAACAGCCGAGGCAACAGCAGTCGGGTAGGGTAGAGCTTATTGGTGCAGATAGTTTGAAAGGCGGGACTTTTAATGGCCGCCGGATAGATAAACTGCTTGGTAATGTACGCTTTAAACAACGCGATACCTTTCTTTATGCTGATTCTGTGTACCAATATGGCGACAACAAAGATATTCTGGAGGCATTTGGCAATGTGCGGATTAACCAGGGAGATACGCTGACTATAACAGGCGACCGTGCGACCTATGATGGTATAAAAAGAACAGCCAGAATGAGCGGGAATGTAACCATGCAGGATCCACGCATGAATCTGACCACGCCCAGCTTGGATTATGACTTGAACACCAAAACAGCTACCTATACCGAAGGCGGAACTATTGTAGACCCTGAAAACAGGCTGGAAAGCCGGAAGGGCTCCTACAATACCAATACCAAGGAATTTACTTTTCAGCAGAATGTTAAGGTTACCACCGCCGATTATAATATTACCGCCCAGAACATGCGCTACAATACGCAAAGTAAGGTAGTATACTTTGCCGGGCCAACGGTAATTAAAGGAGAAAAAGGTGATCTGTACGCTGAACAGGGAACTTACAATACAATTTCAAAAATCTCGAACTTCGGGAAAAATGCCTACATCCTGACGCCGGAATATAGATTAGGTGGCGATGAACTTTACTATGACCAGAACACGGGTTATGGTGTTGCCAGAAAGAATGTGTCGCTCAGATCGCTGAAAGATGATGTAACAGTGCGCGGGCAGTTGGGCCGCTACTGGCGCGACCGTGGTATAGCAAAAGTTTCGGGCAGCCCTGTTATGGAAAGTATCATGAAGGATGATACGCTGTACTTGTCAGCAGATTCGTTGATTTCGAAAGAAGCGCAAGGGGCAACAGGTAAAAGCATGCTCTTCGCTTTTAATAATGTAAAGATATTTAAATCAGACCTGCAGGGGAAATGTGATTCGCTCAGCTTTAACCGCACCGACTCCGTAATGCACATGAACGTGAAACCTGTGCTCTGGAGTGAGAAGAACCAGCTCGTATCTGATACCATACATGTTTACCTGCGCAACAAGACCATCGACCGCATGTACATGTACAGCAATGCCTTTATGTCTTCAGAAGATACGCTGAGCAACTATAACCAGGTAAAAGGCCGGAACATGATTGCATATTTTACCAATGGCGATCTGAAGCGACTAAACGTGAATGGTAATGGCGAGAGTTTATACTTTGCCCTGGAAGGTGATACAACCGTGACCGGTATGAACAAAGCCATCTGTAGTAACATGGTATTGCAGTTCGCAGAAAATAAATTGAACAAGATCTCGTTTCTGGTGAATCCGGACGCGAATTTTATACCGCCACACGAACTTAAACCTACAGACAAACAACTGGAAGGTTTTACCTGGCTGGAAGAATTAAGGCCTAGCAAACCACAGGTATTTGCCAAGCGTGCTGCTGTGGCTCCTAAAAAAACTACTCCTAAAAAAGCAGCCAAACCAAAACAGCAGACAGGAACGCAGCAAAAGAAACGTGACACACCTGCTAAAAACCAAACCAGCAACCGGCGCGGAGGATTAATGCGAAATCAGTAG
- a CDS encoding flavoprotein yields the protein MLRHKKIILGVCGSIAAYKAALLVRQLVKAEAEVQVILTTSASEFITPLTLATLSKRPVLTSFVKDESGLWNNHVELGLWADALVVAPASANTVAKFANGFCDNLLSATYLSARCPVFVAPAMDLDMYQHPSVQTNFAKLRSYGNHIIEAGYGELASGLVGQGRLAEPEEIVEVLQNFFAREGKIV from the coding sequence ATGCTCCGGCATAAAAAGATAATATTGGGAGTTTGCGGAAGTATAGCTGCTTATAAAGCTGCTCTGCTGGTTCGCCAACTCGTAAAAGCAGAAGCAGAAGTACAGGTAATCCTGACCACTTCTGCTTCTGAGTTTATAACCCCGCTCACACTGGCTACGCTCTCTAAACGGCCTGTACTTACCAGTTTTGTAAAAGATGAAAGCGGCCTTTGGAACAACCACGTGGAGCTTGGCTTGTGGGCCGATGCCTTGGTAGTTGCCCCGGCCAGTGCCAACACAGTGGCCAAGTTTGCCAACGGCTTTTGCGATAACCTGCTTTCTGCAACTTACTTATCAGCACGCTGTCCTGTGTTTGTTGCACCGGCCATGGACCTGGATATGTACCAGCACCCATCTGTTCAGACAAACTTTGCGAAGCTGCGCAGCTATGGCAACCACATTATAGAAGCAGGTTATGGTGAACTGGCAAGTGGGCTGGTAGGGCAGGGCAGGCTTGCTGAGCCGGAAGAAATAGTAGAGGTACTTCAGAACTTTTTTGCCCGTGAAGGAAAGATCGTTTAA
- the mdh gene encoding malate dehydrogenase: protein MKVTVVGAGNVGATCADVLAYREIANEVVLVDIKEGFAEGKALDIWQKAPINLYDTRTVGVTNDYSKTAGSDVVVITSGLPRKPGMTRDDLISTNAGIVTSVTENIVKHSPDAIIIVVSNPLDVMTYAAHITSKLPRTRVMGMAGILDTARYRAFLAEALNVSPKDIQAVLMGGHGDTMVPLPRYTTVGGIPVTELIDEETLNAIVERTKNGGGELVKLMGTSAWYAPGSAAAQMVEAIVRDQRRVFPVCVKLEGEYGIDGVYLGVPVILGKNGIEKIIELQLNEDEKQLLETSRGHVKEVMDALDNINAAKA from the coding sequence ATGAAAGTAACTGTAGTTGGAGCTGGTAACGTTGGTGCAACTTGCGCTGATGTTTTGGCTTACCGCGAAATCGCGAACGAAGTAGTTTTAGTGGATATTAAAGAAGGTTTTGCTGAGGGCAAAGCGCTTGATATCTGGCAGAAAGCCCCTATCAACCTTTACGATACGCGCACTGTAGGCGTAACGAACGATTACAGCAAAACTGCTGGTTCTGATGTAGTAGTTATCACGTCTGGTTTGCCACGTAAGCCGGGCATGACCCGCGACGACCTTATTTCTACGAATGCAGGCATCGTAACATCAGTAACTGAAAACATTGTAAAGCACTCTCCTGATGCTATCATCATTGTGGTGTCTAACCCACTTGACGTGATGACTTATGCTGCACATATTACTTCTAAGCTGCCGCGCACAAGAGTAATGGGTATGGCTGGTATCCTGGACACTGCGCGTTACAGAGCGTTCCTTGCTGAGGCCCTGAACGTATCTCCAAAAGATATCCAGGCGGTATTGATGGGTGGCCACGGCGACACCATGGTTCCGCTTCCGCGTTACACTACAGTTGGCGGTATCCCCGTAACGGAGCTTATCGATGAAGAAACGCTGAACGCTATAGTTGAGCGCACTAAGAATGGTGGTGGCGAACTGGTGAAACTGATGGGTACTTCTGCCTGGTATGCTCCAGGTTCAGCAGCTGCCCAGATGGTAGAAGCTATCGTACGTGATCAGCGCCGCGTGTTCCCGGTTTGCGTGAAGCTTGAAGGTGAGTATGGTATTGATGGCGTATACCTAGGTGTACCAGTTATACTTGGCAAAAACGGTATCGAGAAGATTATCGAACTGCAACTGAACGAAGACGAGAAGCAACTGCTGGAAACATCTCGCGGTCACGTGAAAGAAGTTATGGACGCGCTTGACAATATCAACGCTGCCAAAGCTTAA
- the recN gene encoding DNA repair protein RecN, with translation MLIDLKIKNYALIEQLEMHPSPVLNIITGETGAGKSIMLGAIGLLLGNRADTKLLFNQDQKCVIEGVFDISQYNLQEIFTAEDLDFDNTCILRREISPSGKSRAFVNDTPVTLDVIRKIGENLMDVHSQHDTLQLGDTSYQLNILDIYAGNTSLDIYAGNLSYLKAYSETYRTYKKLESDYKKLEDQLAQSQKELDYNTFLLNEFEEAKLEADEQEVLEEELKQLENAEDIKLKLTQAVQSLTESDFNITSALKDTSYLIGQLAQFSAKYEELKSRVDSTLIELNDIAGELEDAERKTEADPQRTLEVQERLNMIYTLQRKHQVQTIAELLAIQEELSQKVGNVLNLDNAIAKTKKEMDAAYQEVLKKAKELSDRRQASFSKFEQELHDLVADLGMPNARIVIQHKEAQPTATGTDEISILFSANKGAQPQTLVKAASGGEFSRLMLSVKYMLADKTALPTIVFDEIDTGISGEVAVKVGRMMQQMAQKHQIIAISHLPQIAAQGDYHYFVYKEDREDRTISRIKQLNEEERVNEIAHMIAGANPSANAYQSAKELLSL, from the coding sequence ATGTTGATAGACCTTAAAATAAAGAATTACGCCTTAATTGAGCAGCTGGAGATGCACCCATCGCCGGTGCTGAATATTATTACCGGTGAGACCGGTGCCGGTAAATCCATTATGCTGGGAGCCATCGGGCTGCTGCTGGGTAACCGAGCCGATACCAAACTGCTTTTTAACCAAGATCAGAAATGTGTGATCGAGGGGGTGTTTGATATCTCACAGTATAACCTGCAGGAGATTTTTACTGCCGAAGACCTGGACTTTGATAATACCTGCATCTTGCGCCGTGAGATCAGCCCGAGTGGTAAATCGAGAGCTTTTGTGAACGACACGCCTGTTACGCTGGATGTGATCCGTAAGATAGGGGAGAACCTAATGGATGTACACTCGCAGCATGATACTTTGCAGTTAGGTGATACAAGCTATCAGCTGAATATCCTGGATATATATGCGGGCAACACCTCGCTGGATATTTACGCTGGAAACCTGTCGTACCTGAAGGCTTACAGCGAAACATACCGCACCTATAAAAAGCTGGAATCAGACTATAAAAAGCTTGAAGACCAGTTGGCACAGTCGCAGAAGGAGCTTGACTATAATACCTTTTTGCTGAACGAGTTTGAAGAGGCAAAACTGGAAGCTGACGAGCAGGAAGTGTTAGAAGAAGAACTGAAGCAACTGGAAAATGCCGAAGACATTAAACTGAAACTAACGCAGGCGGTACAAAGCCTGACGGAGTCTGACTTTAACATTACATCGGCTTTAAAAGATACATCTTACCTGATAGGCCAACTTGCCCAGTTCTCAGCTAAATATGAAGAGCTGAAATCACGTGTAGATAGCACCCTGATTGAGCTGAACGATATTGCCGGTGAACTGGAAGATGCCGAGCGTAAAACCGAAGCTGATCCGCAGCGCACCCTGGAAGTACAGGAGCGCCTGAACATGATCTATACGTTGCAGCGCAAGCACCAGGTACAAACTATAGCTGAGCTATTGGCTATTCAGGAAGAGCTGTCGCAGAAAGTTGGTAATGTTCTGAATCTGGATAATGCTATTGCCAAAACCAAAAAAGAAATGGATGCAGCGTACCAGGAAGTGCTAAAGAAAGCCAAAGAGTTATCAGATAGGAGACAGGCATCGTTTAGCAAATTTGAGCAGGAGCTGCACGACCTAGTGGCCGACCTTGGTATGCCGAATGCGCGCATCGTTATCCAACACAAAGAAGCACAGCCAACCGCCACCGGTACCGACGAGATAAGTATACTTTTCAGTGCCAACAAAGGAGCGCAGCCACAAACACTGGTAAAAGCAGCCTCAGGTGGTGAGTTCTCGCGTTTGATGCTGAGTGTGAAGTACATGCTGGCCGATAAAACTGCACTGCCAACTATAGTTTTCGACGAGATCGATACTGGTATATCCGGTGAAGTGGCCGTAAAAGTGGGCCGTATGATGCAGCAAATGGCGCAGAAACACCAGATCATTGCAATCTCGCATTTGCCACAAATAGCCGCCCAAGGCGACTATCATTACTTTGTGTATAAGGAAGATCGCGAAGACAGAACGATCAGCCGCATTAAGCAACTGAACGAAGAAGAGCGCGTGAACGAGATTGCCCATATGATAGCCGGTGCCAATCCAAGTGCCAATGCTTATCAGAGTGCTAAAGAGTTGCTCTCATTATAA
- a CDS encoding DNA-directed RNA polymerase subunit omega, which yields MASVPSSIVTRNMADFAEQTGNVYMSVAVISKRANQISVKLKEELNSKLAEFATTVDNLEEVFENREQIEISKYYERMPKPTSLAIEEFLEGKVYLRNPEEEGTTEETL from the coding sequence ATGGCATCAGTTCCATCATCAATTGTAACACGCAACATGGCCGATTTTGCAGAGCAGACCGGCAACGTATACATGTCTGTGGCAGTTATCTCTAAAAGAGCTAACCAGATATCTGTGAAGCTGAAAGAGGAATTGAACTCTAAATTAGCCGAGTTTGCTACAACTGTAGACAACCTGGAAGAAGTGTTCGAGAACCGTGAGCAGATCGAAATCTCTAAATACTACGAGCGTATGCCAAAGCCAACCAGCCTAGCTATTGAGGAGTTCCTGGAAGGAAAAGTATACCTGCGTAACCCTGAAGAAGAGGGAACAACTGAAGAAACGCTGTAA
- the porD gene encoding type IX secretion system protein PorD yields the protein MAKKLLLLVMLSIAALGAKAQELLCDVVVNSDQIQSTDRQLFTEMQTRIEELMNTQRWSNQSYGAEERIKCRLLINLTEMPQIGIFKANVQVVSVRPAYGTGYESTLFTFIDKDWQFEYSNAQLLQFAENNYSSNLTSMLAFYAYLIIGMDNDSFGRMGGGPAFDKARSVVNLAASQGTNYPGWKAFDSNRNRYWIIDNLQDPQFAGFREGIYKMHRHGLDMMAENPEKARKSVLEVLQEVNRLNKQKPGAAIVRSFFEAKSDELLNMFKTAAPADKQAAYTLLTEADPTNRSKYDQLLKR from the coding sequence ATGGCTAAGAAACTTCTTTTGCTGGTAATGCTAAGTATAGCTGCGCTTGGAGCGAAAGCTCAGGAATTGCTATGTGACGTGGTAGTAAACAGTGACCAGATACAGTCTACGGACCGACAGCTGTTTACTGAAATGCAGACCCGCATAGAAGAGCTGATGAACACACAGCGCTGGAGCAACCAGTCTTATGGTGCAGAAGAGCGTATTAAATGCCGCCTGCTTATAAACCTGACAGAGATGCCGCAGATCGGGATATTTAAGGCTAATGTGCAGGTGGTTTCTGTGAGGCCAGCCTATGGTACAGGTTATGAATCTACGCTTTTTACATTTATAGATAAAGACTGGCAGTTTGAGTATAGCAATGCACAGTTGCTACAGTTCGCCGAGAACAACTATAGCTCTAACCTTACCTCGATGCTGGCTTTTTACGCTTACCTGATCATCGGGATGGATAACGACAGCTTTGGCAGAATGGGGGGCGGACCGGCATTTGATAAGGCAAGAAGTGTGGTAAACCTGGCTGCTTCGCAGGGTACTAACTACCCGGGCTGGAAAGCATTTGACAGCAACCGAAACCGCTACTGGATCATCGATAACCTGCAGGACCCTCAATTCGCAGGTTTCCGGGAGGGCATCTATAAAATGCACCGCCATGGGCTGGATATGATGGCAGAGAACCCGGAGAAGGCACGTAAATCAGTGCTGGAAGTGTTACAGGAAGTAAACCGCCTGAACAAACAGAAACCAGGTGCAGCTATAGTTCGTTCTTTCTTCGAGGCAAAGTCGGATGAGTTACTGAACATGTTTAAAACAGCCGCGCCAGCCGATAAGCAGGCAGCTTATACTTTGTTAACGGAAGCAGACCCAACCAACCGCTCCAAATACGACCAGCTACTCAAGCGCTAA
- the tilS gene encoding tRNA lysidine(34) synthetase TilS: MLQKVSGFIQSHTLCQPESKILAAVSGGIDSVVLCEVLHKLKYNFAIAHCNFGLRAEDAEADQLFTKKLAKKYDVPFYTENFNTRAFAEQEKLSIQMAARTLRYQWFEQVRQQEGYGYIATAHHSNDTTETILLHLTKGTGIAGLHGIPAKNGNIIRPMLSVSKDDIFEFVTEHRLIWREDVSNETTKYQRNKIRHEVIPVLKEINPNLEETMLHTAERVSHAESIVTAYIGNLRNQSIKEAENATYISLRPLQNATGLPVVLHELLRPFNFSYSVVLELVDALEGISGKQFDSPTHTLVKDRDQLVITTRNLSSFGSIVINEGDEQVEAGNVYFRIKYIDADKYKLNPKPHVAALDAEQLKFPLKLRTWQEGDWFVPLGMNGKKKISDFLIDKKVPANLKSQTLVLVSDQSIAWIVNQRLDNRFKVTDKTQKVVEISLERR; the protein is encoded by the coding sequence ATGCTACAGAAAGTTTCAGGTTTTATACAATCTCATACGCTTTGCCAGCCAGAGAGTAAAATTTTAGCAGCCGTGAGCGGCGGCATCGATTCGGTGGTGCTTTGCGAAGTGCTGCATAAACTTAAGTATAACTTTGCTATAGCGCACTGTAATTTCGGGTTACGCGCTGAAGACGCAGAGGCAGATCAATTATTCACTAAAAAGCTGGCTAAAAAGTACGATGTGCCTTTTTATACAGAGAACTTTAACACCCGTGCCTTTGCCGAGCAGGAAAAACTTTCGATACAAATGGCTGCACGCACACTGCGTTACCAGTGGTTTGAGCAGGTTCGCCAGCAGGAAGGCTATGGTTATATAGCTACTGCCCACCATAGCAACGACACAACCGAAACCATATTGCTGCACCTGACCAAAGGCACAGGTATAGCCGGCCTGCACGGCATTCCGGCAAAAAACGGAAACATTATCCGACCTATGCTTTCGGTTTCCAAAGACGATATTTTTGAGTTCGTAACGGAGCACAGGCTGATCTGGCGTGAAGATGTGTCGAATGAGACAACCAAGTACCAGCGTAACAAGATACGCCATGAGGTTATACCTGTACTTAAGGAGATTAACCCAAACCTGGAGGAAACCATGCTACACACTGCTGAGCGGGTAAGCCACGCCGAAAGTATAGTTACCGCCTATATCGGGAACCTCCGCAATCAAAGTATTAAAGAAGCTGAAAATGCAACGTATATTTCGCTGAGGCCGCTGCAAAATGCCACGGGCTTACCGGTTGTGCTGCACGAGCTGTTACGTCCGTTCAATTTCAGTTATAGTGTGGTGCTGGAGTTAGTGGATGCACTGGAAGGGATATCAGGAAAGCAGTTTGACTCGCCAACGCACACTTTAGTTAAAGACCGCGACCAATTGGTAATCACCACCCGTAACCTGAGTAGTTTCGGAAGTATAGTTATAAACGAAGGCGATGAGCAGGTTGAGGCGGGGAATGTATACTTTCGTATAAAATACATTGATGCAGATAAGTATAAGCTAAACCCCAAACCACATGTAGCCGCGTTAGATGCTGAGCAGTTAAAATTTCCGCTAAAATTACGTACCTGGCAGGAAGGTGACTGGTTTGTACCGCTAGGCATGAACGGCAAGAAAAAGATCAGTGATTTCCTGATCGATAAAAAAGTACCGGCTAACCTTAAATCTCAAACCCTAGTATTAGTATCCGACCAGTCGATAGCCTGGATCGTGAACCAGCGCCTCGATAACAGGTTTAAGGTAACAGACAAAACACAAAAAGTGGTGGAGATATCTTTAGAGAGACGCTAG
- a CDS encoding enoyl-ACP reductase FabI, whose amino-acid sequence MSYNLLKGKKGIIFGALDEKSIAWKVALRAKEEGAEFILTNAPLAMRMGEINKLAETCNAQIIPADATSVEDLENLFAKAQEILGGKIDFVLHSIGMSPNIRKGKSYGDLNYEWFLKTLDISALSFHKVMHVAEKQDAMSEWGSIVALSYIAAQRVFPDYTDMSQAKAVLESIARNYGYRLGRSKKIRVNTVSQSPTKTTAGTGVGGFDAFFEYADKMSPLGNAPAEACADYCITLFSDLTRYVTMQNLMHDGGFSTMGISEDIVEMISK is encoded by the coding sequence ATGTCTTACAATCTTTTAAAAGGAAAAAAAGGAATCATATTCGGAGCACTGGATGAAAAATCTATTGCGTGGAAAGTAGCATTGCGTGCCAAGGAAGAAGGAGCTGAGTTTATATTAACCAACGCACCACTTGCTATGCGTATGGGCGAGATCAACAAACTGGCTGAAACCTGCAACGCACAGATTATACCTGCTGATGCAACTTCAGTAGAGGACCTGGAGAACCTGTTTGCAAAAGCGCAGGAAATACTGGGTGGTAAGATCGACTTCGTGCTGCATTCTATTGGCATGAGCCCTAACATCCGTAAAGGCAAGTCTTACGGCGACCTGAACTATGAGTGGTTCCTGAAAACGCTTGACATTTCTGCTTTATCATTCCATAAAGTAATGCACGTTGCTGAAAAGCAGGATGCCATGAGCGAATGGGGTTCTATAGTTGCACTTTCTTACATTGCAGCACAGCGCGTATTCCCTGACTATACTGATATGTCGCAGGCGAAAGCGGTGCTGGAGTCAATTGCGCGTAACTATGGCTACCGTTTAGGCCGCAGCAAAAAAATCCGTGTAAATACCGTGTCGCAGTCGCCAACTAAAACTACAGCCGGTACTGGTGTAGGTGGTTTCGATGCGTTCTTCGAGTACGCCGATAAAATGTCGCCACTGGGTAATGCACCAGCCGAAGCTTGCGCTGACTACTGCATCACGCTGTTCTCGGATCTGACCCGTTACGTGACAATGCAGAACTTGATGCACGACGGCGGTTTCTCAACAATGGGTATCTCTGAAGATATCGTGGAGATGATCTCTAAGTAA
- a CDS encoding outer membrane protein assembly factor BamD: MKKRFSHIVVLFALLLTAASCSNYQKLLKSNDVQKKYEAAVKYYEKGDYYRAGELLDAVTPLLTGTEQAEDALFYQASANYELGNYLLSETYFRNFYTTYPRSEKAEKAMFMQVKSLYNESPNYEQDQASTLTAMEGVQEFIQRYPQSEYVAEANQILDNLSRKLDQKAFDSAKLYYKIHRYKAAVVALTNFMREYPSSPFAEEAAYLKIESQYEYAKQSVADKQEDRYYEVVEFYQNFVDQYPESEFTRTAGQVYDNALAELERIKSEKKNQANS; encoded by the coding sequence ATGAAAAAGAGATTTTCCCATATCGTTGTACTTTTTGCCCTGTTACTGACAGCTGCAAGCTGTAGTAATTATCAGAAGCTGTTGAAAAGCAACGATGTACAGAAAAAGTATGAAGCTGCCGTAAAGTATTACGAGAAAGGTGATTACTACCGTGCAGGCGAGCTATTAGATGCTGTTACACCACTGCTTACAGGTACCGAACAGGCTGAAGATGCCTTGTTTTACCAGGCAAGTGCTAACTATGAGCTGGGTAATTACCTGCTCAGCGAAACCTATTTCCGTAATTTCTATACCACGTATCCACGTAGCGAGAAAGCTGAAAAGGCGATGTTTATGCAGGTGAAATCATTGTACAATGAGTCGCCGAACTATGAGCAGGACCAGGCAAGCACGCTTACAGCCATGGAAGGGGTACAGGAGTTTATACAGCGTTATCCGCAGAGCGAATACGTAGCAGAAGCAAACCAGATTCTTGATAACCTGAGCCGCAAACTAGACCAGAAAGCATTTGATAGCGCAAAGCTATACTATAAAATACACCGTTATAAAGCTGCAGTTGTTGCTCTTACCAATTTTATGAGAGAATATCCGTCTTCGCCGTTTGCTGAAGAAGCTGCCTATTTAAAAATAGAGTCGCAGTATGAGTATGCAAAGCAGAGTGTGGCCGATAAGCAGGAAGATCGTTACTACGAAGTAGTAGAGTTTTACCAGAATTTTGTAGATCAGTATCCGGAAAGCGAATTTACCCGTACTGCCGGTCAGGTCTACGACAACGCACTGGCAGAGCTGGAGCGAATTAAATCAGAGAAAAAAAATCAAGCAAATTCTTAA
- the coaBC gene encoding bifunctional phosphopantothenoylcysteine decarboxylase/phosphopantothenate--cysteine ligase CoaBC: MKERSFKGKTVLLTAGPTYEPIDPVRFIGNHSTGKMGFALAACFAARGAKVYLVSGPTTQKAESQSITVIPVTTADEMYAAVMERADEADILVYAAAVADYKPKVVADKKIKKAGNELTIELVKNVDIAAALGKQKKPGQLSVGFALETDNESANAAEKLKKKNLDMIVLNSLRDEGAGFKHDTNKITIIEPDKTTAFELKQKTEVAQDIVNLVWDRLHG; encoded by the coding sequence GTGAAGGAAAGATCGTTTAAAGGCAAAACCGTATTGCTAACAGCAGGCCCAACCTACGAACCTATAGATCCGGTTCGTTTTATAGGCAACCACTCTACAGGTAAAATGGGATTTGCACTGGCTGCCTGCTTTGCTGCCCGCGGAGCAAAAGTATACCTGGTTTCAGGTCCTACTACTCAAAAAGCGGAAAGTCAAAGTATAACAGTTATACCTGTAACTACCGCCGACGAAATGTATGCTGCTGTGATGGAACGTGCTGATGAAGCTGATATACTTGTGTATGCAGCAGCCGTTGCCGATTATAAACCAAAGGTAGTAGCCGATAAAAAAATTAAGAAAGCGGGCAACGAACTCACAATAGAACTTGTTAAGAACGTTGATATAGCGGCAGCTTTAGGTAAACAGAAAAAGCCGGGGCAGCTTTCAGTCGGCTTTGCCCTGGAAACAGATAACGAAAGTGCTAACGCTGCCGAAAAGCTAAAGAAAAAGAACCTGGATATGATCGTGCTGAACTCGCTGCGGGATGAAGGCGCTGGTTTTAAGCATGACACCAATAAGATAACTATTATAGAGCCTGATAAAACAACTGCTTTTGAACTGAAACAGAAGACTGAGGTGGCACAGGATATTGTAAACCTGGTTTGGGACCGACTACATGGCTAA